The Thermasporomyces composti region ATCCGGCTGGTGAGCCGATCGACCGGCTGAGCCACGATCGGGCAACCCACCTGGTCTTGGGGCTACTGCTCCATGAGCGTGGCTATCGGCTCGACGAAGCGAGTTGGGTCGACTCACCGGCACATCGGATCGCCCAGCTCCTAGGTGGCCATCATGGACGTTTTCACGAGCCGCTTAGTCCTCAGTTCCGGAAGTTCGGCCTCGCCATGGCGCCGGAGTTGGGTGACGGGCCATGGCACGAACAGCGTATGGCGCTGTTCGAGCTGTTGCACCACTTGCTCGGATGCCCAACGCCTCCGCCCCAAATAGACGTCGAAGCAGCCGTGCTCATCACTGGCGTCACCGTGGTGGCCGACTGGTTGGCGAGCCAGGAGTCGTTCCTCGCCCTACGCATGGCCAAGTTGACCCTGCCCGACGATGGTCACCTTGACGCTCAGACGGTTGCGAGCCACTTCTTCCGCTCGCGAGAACTCGCTCCGGAGCTTGTCCGTAGTGCAGGCCTAGCACGTGTGGCAATGCGCCAAGGCACCTTCCAGGAGACGTTCGACTGCTCTCCACGTCCGCTTCAGGCGTCGATCGAGGAAGTCCTGCCGAGGTTGGTACGTGGGCCGGGTGTGCTGCTAGTGACGGCACCGACCGGTGAGGGAAAGACCGAGGCGGCGCTGTTCGCGGCAAGACTGCTCGGCGACGCGGCCGGAACACCTGGTCTGTTTGTAGCTCTTCCGACCATGGCGACCGCGGACCAGATGCACCGCCGCGTGGCCGCGTACGCGAGCAAATGCCTCACGGAATCGGCACCGCTCACGCTCTTGCACAGCACCGCCTGGCTATCCGACACTACCGCCGACACGTCCCAGGAAGGGCGCATCGTGAGTGAGGATGAATCCAGAGGGGACAACTCAAAAACGACGCCGACGCAGTGGTTGCGAGGGCGGCGCCGTGGAGTACTGGCACCTTTGGCCGTCGGAACGATCGACCAGGTACTCACATCTGTGCTGCGCTCGCGACACAACGCGCTAAGGATGCTAGGCCTGGCTGGCAAAGTCCTCATCGTGGACGAAGCCCACGCCTACGACGCCTATATGCAAGCGCTGTTGCGACGGACACTTACCTGGCTCGGCTCCATGGGAGTGCCAGCGGTACTGCTGTCAGCCACACTGCCGGCGCGCGTCGGAAAAGGCCTGATTCGCGCCTACCTTGAGGGCGCAGCACCCAACCGGAGCGTGCAGCTGGGTGACCTGACCTACCCGGGATGGATGTATGCCGACGCGACTACCGGCGAAGTCACCGGGCAGCAGGTAAGGACTACACAAGTTCGCGATCTTGCAGTAGAAATACATGCGTACCAACCCGGAGACCGCATACAGCTAATGGAGCGGATGCTCACACCACTGGTGGAGGAGGGCGGCTCCGCACTCGTTGTATGCAATACGGTCGCCGACGCCCAAGAGACCTACACCGTGCTGTGCCGCCGACTTGCCGACAAGCCCGTGACGATGCTTCTACTTCATGCTCGACTTCCGCAGTGGGATCGCGCCGAACGCATCGCACAGGTCGAACGTTGGTTCGGCAAGAGCACAGCCGAGCGACCCAGAGCAACGATCTTGGTCGCCACCCAAGTCGTCGAACAGTCCCTGGACCTTGACTTTGACTTCCTCGTGAGCGATCTCGCACCGCTTGCCTTGCTTCTTCAACGCGCGGGCCGCTGCCACCGGCATCCCAACCGTATACGCCCAGCATGGGCGGCCACACCACGACTGGCGGTACTGACGCCCGTAGATCAAGCGGGTGTCCTTGCCGTTCCTCGCTCCTGGGGTAATGTGTATGACACGTCACTCCTGGAGCGGACCAACCGGCTTCTCTCATCCCGTGCCGATACCTCGATTCGCGTTCCGGATGACGTGCAAGGCTTAGTCGATCAGGTGTACGGCGACTTTACGGTCGCCGATGAATGGCTGTCGGATTTGGACACCGCACGCCTTGCTGATGAGCTCGCCCAGGAGCAACTCGCTCAATTCGTTGCGATTCCGCGGCCGTACGACGTCGGCGATCTCCACGAACTCAGCTACGGCGACATCGACGATCGATTGATCGCAACACGGCTGGGTGCCGATTCGCTCCGGATCCTTCCGCTGTTCGTTAATGAAGACGGCAGTCGGTGGCTCGACGCCTCCCGCACCAAGGCTATGCCAGAGCATGGCAGCGACCCAAAGGGCCGTTTCACCCGAGACGAAGTGCGACAAATCCTCAGCTACACGGTCCCTGCACCTGCCGACAGGTGGGCTCGCATCTTGGCCGAAGCCAATCCACTTCCCGAGAGTTGGCAGGACGACCCGTGGCTCAGCGACGTCGTACTTCTGCCTCAGTCATGGACGCAGGGTCGATACACAGCCGCACATATCAACGGCGTCGCTGTACGGCTCGACCCGGAACTCGGGCTCGTCGTCACGCATCGAAGGGGCGAACATCGATGACCCAGCCGTCGTTCGACCTTACGACCGAACCCTGGTTGCCAATCATTCGCCACGGATCGCTCCAGCAAGTAGGTCTACGGGAGCTGTTCAGCACAGCCCACGACATCGCAGACCTAGCGATCCCGGTTCCGCCAGCGGCGTCCGGCATCTGGCGCATCCTGTATGCCATCACGGCACGCATCACTGGGCTCGACGACACCAACCTTGACTTCAACACGTGGAGCAGGAGGCGCAATGACCTCATTACCTCCTCCAGCGGCTTCGATCCTCAAGTGGTCGACGCGTACTTCGATCGCTGGGCATCGCGATTCGACCTGTTCCATCCCGAGCGTCCGTGGCTCCAGGATCCCCGGTTGAAGACCCAGTGCAAAAATGATGCCGGGGTGAACAAGCTGGTGTTCTCCCGCAGCAACGGGAATAACCAAGTGTGGTTCGACCACCACCACGATCACAAGCTGGACCCCTTGCCGCCTAGTGAAGCAGCCTGGCATCTGGTCGCGCAGCTGTACTACGGTGCGCCTGGTGGCTGCTCTACCCGAGAGGTCGACGGCTTGCGCAAGGACGATACTCAGGCAGGTCCACTGCGTGGCACCTTATCTTTCCACCCGGTCGGCGAGACCTTGTTCCAATCACTGCTCGCCGGTCTCGTTCACCCTGGAAATCTTCGAACCCATCGTGGAGGTCAGGAAGACCTCGCACCATGGGAGATGGATACACTGCCGGATCCCCTCGGGAGTCCCCCGATCCCTGGCGGGTTCGTCTCCGCCCTGACGAACCGGGCCCGCCACGCCATCCTCCTCACCCCCGACCAGAGTGGCAGTCACGTCCTCGGTGCTCGCCTCACTTGGGCATTTCGCGCTGACGCGAGCAAGGTCGAGGACCCGTACCTTATTCACCATGTCGCTGGCCCAGGTGATCTGCATGCGCGCCCGGCAAGCAATCACCGAGCGTTGTGGCGAGATCTGGACGCGCTTGTCGCTGATGGAACCGATACCCGACGAGCCCGAAGACCTCGAGTGCTGCTACAGAGCAGCAGTCTTCCTCTCGCTGTACTCGATGCGCTGCGGGTACGTGCGTTTGGATTCGATCAGGGCCGGGGGGCGAAAGATTATGGGTGGTTCGTCGCGATCACTCCACCCATACTGAAGTGGGCTCAGGAACGTGATCCAGAAATGGCACGAGGGATCGCGCGCACACGGCTCGCCGCTGAAGAGTCACAGCGGCAACTTAGCCGCACACTCCGCGAGGCCTGGAAAGACTTCACTCGCCAATCAGATAAGTCGGAAGGACCGTGGGTTTCAGTAGCCACCTCCAGGTACTGGCCTCGCGCGGAACGCGTTTTTTGGCAGATTCTCAACGAACGCCGTTTCGACGAAGCTGGCATGACTTTTTCTCGTATCGCATCCGAGGTGTATGACGAGATAACCGATACTGCTTGTCGAAGTCCTCGAGGTGCCCACGCGGTATATACGCGGAGGCACCTGCTGTTTCCGTCACCCTCGAAGAGCCGCGCGAGAGCCACGACAGGAGGCTCCAAATGACAGCCCTCCAACCTGTACACGAAAATAGTCGTGACGACAATCAATTCCTGACATATATTCGCCACGCGATCCGTGACCCAGGTGCCCGTGCCGCCCTACGCAGGGGAGTGGGACGCACCCCTGAAGAGGCGCCACAGATGCACATCGTTGTCGCTCCCTGGCTTCCTGATCGTCCTCGGCCAGCGCTCGAGCGCGCGTACTACACGGTAGCCGCGTTACTGGCCAACCAGCCAAGAGGGCAAACCGATACACCCACCGATGACGAGATGTTCGACGCCCCCGCCAACCTTGGAGCTTCGTTCGCCGAAGCGGTTCGTACTGGGGTCATGCGCGAGGAGACGAGTACGGCTCGCCTCCACCTCCTCTGCAGGCAGAGTGTCGATGGCGTGCACAGGCAGCTGCCGCGTGCTATAGCTCAGCTTCAGGCAGCTGGGATCCGCATCTCCTGGGAGCAGCTGCTGAAGGATTTAATCGGCTGGGACCGCTATCGTGACAAAATCGCGAAGCGGTGGCTACAAAGCTACTATCGAAACTTCCGAGCTACACGCAACTTCGACGAAGTCTCGACCGCGCATTCTTTCGAGTAGGAAGGATTTCCAATGACTACTTCTTCTCGGTTCGTAGACATTCATCTTCTGCAGACCATTCCATACGCTAATTTGAACCGCGACGACCTTGGATCACCGAAATCTCTCACATACGGGGGCGTCAACCGCACCCGTGTGTCAAGCCAGTGCTGGAAGCGCGCGACACGGCAAGCATTGGAAGACCAGCTGCCTGACAAGGCGATTCGCACACGCAAGGTGGTCGTCGAGGTCGCCGAGAGGCTGTGCAAGGAAGGCTGGCCGAGGGAGCTCGCAGACTACGCCGCCCGCCAGCTCTTGGTCGCAGCCGGCGCCAAGCGTTCCAAGAGCAAGAAGAGCAACGGAGAGGACGAGGGTCTCTCCTTGGAGAACAGCGGCTACACGTCGGTGCTGTTGTTCCTTCCCGAGTCTTCGCTCGACGGACTGGCCGCACTTGCCCGCCGTGAGCGAGGCGCCCTCGAGCGTGCATACGCCTCAGGTAAGGAGCAGAAGCCGCCGTTCACTCAGGAAGAGGTGCGCAACCTGCTGATCGGACGTACCGGCACAATCGCATTGTTTGGTCGCATGCTAGCCGAGCTGCCGGATGGAAAGGTCGACGGCGCAGTGCAGGTCGCGCACGCTTTCACTACTCACGCGACAGACACCGAGGTCGATTTTTTCACTGCTGTCGACGACAAGCTCTCGAGCGACGAGACCGGTAGCGGCCACATGAACTCAGCAGAGTTCAGCGCGGGCGTGTTCTATCGCTACGCGACAGTCAACGTTCGGGACCTGATCGATAACCTCGATGATGACGCGGCTGTCGCACGGGGCCTGACCGAGCGGTTCCTTTCCGCGTTCGCTACCGCGATGCCATCCGGAAAGCGAACCGCAACAGCTCCTCACACGCTACCCGATCTCGCCTACATCGCGGTGCGAAGCGACCGACCCGTCTCACTTGCTGCTGCATTCGAACGGCCTGTCCGCGCTGGCTGGGAGGCTGGAGGCTTGGCCGAGCCGTCTCGTCAGCAGCTCGCCGATTACGCGTCTGTCCTGCACGAGATGTGGGGCACCGACGGTATCGCCTACCACGGGCACGTCAGCATCGACTCGAAGCCGTTCGACAGCCTCGGCAACAAGCTAAGCTCGTTCCGCGAGCTGGTCATCGCGGCTGTCGACACGGCGTTCAGGGACCGGGGGTGACTGTGTCCGGCCTGATTTTGCGTTTAGCCGCGCCGCTGCAATCGTGGGGCGAACACAGCACATTTGGGGAACGTGACACCCAACCTTACCCCACGCGATCTGGAATTCTCGGCCTCCTTGCAGCGGCACAAGGCCGTCCCCGTACGACCGGGCTCGCAGACTTTTTTCACCTACGGCTTACGGTCCGCGTGGACCGGCCTGGAGTCCTGCTTACCGACTTCCACACGGTCGGTGGCGGACTTCCCCGCGACCAGACAGTTCCCACCGCCCGAGGCGATAGGCGCGAAGAGGGCAAGGGGACCGTCGTGTCACATCGGCACTATCTCGCCGATGCGGCGTTCACCGTCGCTGTTGAAGGACCGGATGAGCTCATTCACGAACTCAGCGCTGCCTTACGCCACCCGACGTGGGCACCCTATCTTGGGCGGCGCTCTTGCCCGCCGGCTGAGCCGATCCTCCTTGCAAGTGGCCTCACCGACCCAGTTCGCGCGCTCAAACGACAGGTGCCCCTTAGCAGAGAGCGGCCACACACCGGTGACACGGTTGCGGTGGACTTCATCTATGAAACCGACATTCGCGACCCTCACGCCCGGGCTCACCTCATGGACGTGCCCGTGAGTTTCGATCCGCTGCGACGCGCATACCGGCCGCGGGCCATCAAGGTCCGTACCGAGCATCTTCCAGCAGATCTGTGTGGTGGTCATGGAGTTGACCAGCTGGCAGCGCTGGCCGAATACGCCGGATCCGCACGACAGGGGGGATAGGAGGAGTCGTGAACGTTTGGCTATCTCGACTGCGACCCAACCTGAAGCACGGCGCTGCTCGCCACGACCTGCGCAATGTTTACGACCTGCACCGCCGGGTCATGACCCTTGTTCCCGACAACCTCGGAGAACAGGCCCGTCGTGTGACTGGACTGCTCTTTCGCGTCGAACACACCGCTCGAGGCCCACAGGTTCTCGTACAAACGCAGGTTGCCCCAGACTTCGGACGACTTCCGGAGGGATACGCTGACGCTGAGGGTCCTCGGCGGCTCGACCCATTTCTCAGGGAGCTGCATGCCGGCGCACTGGTCCGCTATCGGATTGCCGGCAATCCTTCGAAGCGTCGTGGAAACTCATCGATCGATCTCGGCAAGCCGGGGCAGATCGTCCCCCTTCGTGGAGCAGACGCCGAACAGTGGTGGATCAGGAAAGCTGAGAAGCACGGCCTGCACATCCTGAGTTTGATCGCCCGACCTGTTCCCGACGCACGAGGAAACAAGAACGGCGCTCAGATCAAGCACGCAATCACGCAGTTTGATGGCGTTGCTC contains the following coding sequences:
- the cas3 gene encoding CRISPR-associated helicase Cas3', with the protein product MTLRDVSPRPPRPAHAGAAPAGVDGLLWGKSRNLPRDLSLRHYPLICHLVDVAAVALALWELVLTSGQRRRITRGLGLTDEDLAGRLIALWAALHDIGKATPSFQALDSALFTALVTGGRYPAGEPIDRLSHDRATHLVLGLLLHERGYRLDEASWVDSPAHRIAQLLGGHHGRFHEPLSPQFRKFGLAMAPELGDGPWHEQRMALFELLHHLLGCPTPPPQIDVEAAVLITGVTVVADWLASQESFLALRMAKLTLPDDGHLDAQTVASHFFRSRELAPELVRSAGLARVAMRQGTFQETFDCSPRPLQASIEEVLPRLVRGPGVLLVTAPTGEGKTEAALFAARLLGDAAGTPGLFVALPTMATADQMHRRVAAYASKCLTESAPLTLLHSTAWLSDTTADTSQEGRIVSEDESRGDNSKTTPTQWLRGRRRGVLAPLAVGTIDQVLTSVLRSRHNALRMLGLAGKVLIVDEAHAYDAYMQALLRRTLTWLGSMGVPAVLLSATLPARVGKGLIRAYLEGAAPNRSVQLGDLTYPGWMYADATTGEVTGQQVRTTQVRDLAVEIHAYQPGDRIQLMERMLTPLVEEGGSALVVCNTVADAQETYTVLCRRLADKPVTMLLLHARLPQWDRAERIAQVERWFGKSTAERPRATILVATQVVEQSLDLDFDFLVSDLAPLALLLQRAGRCHRHPNRIRPAWAATPRLAVLTPVDQAGVLAVPRSWGNVYDTSLLERTNRLLSSRADTSIRVPDDVQGLVDQVYGDFTVADEWLSDLDTARLADELAQEQLAQFVAIPRPYDVGDLHELSYGDIDDRLIATRLGADSLRILPLFVNEDGSRWLDASRTKAMPEHGSDPKGRFTRDEVRQILSYTVPAPADRWARILAEANPLPESWQDDPWLSDVVLLPQSWTQGRYTAAHINGVAVRLDPELGLVVTHRRGEHR
- the casA gene encoding type I-E CRISPR-associated protein Cse1/CasA; its protein translation is MTQPSFDLTTEPWLPIIRHGSLQQVGLRELFSTAHDIADLAIPVPPAASGIWRILYAITARITGLDDTNLDFNTWSRRRNDLITSSSGFDPQVVDAYFDRWASRFDLFHPERPWLQDPRLKTQCKNDAGVNKLVFSRSNGNNQVWFDHHHDHKLDPLPPSEAAWHLVAQLYYGAPGGCSTREVDGLRKDDTQAGPLRGTLSFHPVGETLFQSLLAGLVHPGNLRTHRGGQEDLAPWEMDTLPDPLGSPPIPGGFVSALTNRARHAILLTPDQSGSHVLGARLTWAFRADASKVEDPYLIHHVAGPGDLHARPASNHRALWRDLDALVADGTDTRRARRPRVLLQSSSLPLAVLDALRVRAFGFDQGRGAKDYGWFVAITPPILKWAQERDPEMARGIARTRLAAEESQRQLSRTLREAWKDFTRQSDKSEGPWVSVATSRYWPRAERVFWQILNERRFDEAGMTFSRIASEVYDEITDTACRSPRGAHAVYTRRHLLFPSPSKSRARATTGGSK
- the casB gene encoding type I-E CRISPR-associated protein Cse2/CasB, translating into MTALQPVHENSRDDNQFLTYIRHAIRDPGARAALRRGVGRTPEEAPQMHIVVAPWLPDRPRPALERAYYTVAALLANQPRGQTDTPTDDEMFDAPANLGASFAEAVRTGVMREETSTARLHLLCRQSVDGVHRQLPRAIAQLQAAGIRISWEQLLKDLIGWDRYRDKIAKRWLQSYYRNFRATRNFDEVSTAHSFE
- the cas7e gene encoding type I-E CRISPR-associated protein Cas7/Cse4/CasC; the protein is MTTSSRFVDIHLLQTIPYANLNRDDLGSPKSLTYGGVNRTRVSSQCWKRATRQALEDQLPDKAIRTRKVVVEVAERLCKEGWPRELADYAARQLLVAAGAKRSKSKKSNGEDEGLSLENSGYTSVLLFLPESSLDGLAALARRERGALERAYASGKEQKPPFTQEEVRNLLIGRTGTIALFGRMLAELPDGKVDGAVQVAHAFTTHATDTEVDFFTAVDDKLSSDETGSGHMNSAEFSAGVFYRYATVNVRDLIDNLDDDAAVARGLTERFLSAFATAMPSGKRTATAPHTLPDLAYIAVRSDRPVSLAAAFERPVRAGWEAGGLAEPSRQQLADYASVLHEMWGTDGIAYHGHVSIDSKPFDSLGNKLSSFRELVIAAVDTAFRDRG
- the cas5e gene encoding type I-E CRISPR-associated protein Cas5/CasD, which codes for MSGLILRLAAPLQSWGEHSTFGERDTQPYPTRSGILGLLAAAQGRPRTTGLADFFHLRLTVRVDRPGVLLTDFHTVGGGLPRDQTVPTARGDRREEGKGTVVSHRHYLADAAFTVAVEGPDELIHELSAALRHPTWAPYLGRRSCPPAEPILLASGLTDPVRALKRQVPLSRERPHTGDTVAVDFIYETDIRDPHARAHLMDVPVSFDPLRRAYRPRAIKVRTEHLPADLCGGHGVDQLAALAEYAGSARQGG
- the cas6e gene encoding type I-E CRISPR-associated protein Cas6/Cse3/CasE, with translation MNVWLSRLRPNLKHGAARHDLRNVYDLHRRVMTLVPDNLGEQARRVTGLLFRVEHTARGPQVLVQTQVAPDFGRLPEGYADAEGPRRLDPFLRELHAGALVRYRIAGNPSKRRGNSSIDLGKPGQIVPLRGADAEQWWIRKAEKHGLHILSLIARPVPDARGNKNGAQIKHAITQFDGVARITDPDLVRAAVLSGIGRGKSYGCGLLSLAPLKVDR